A genomic stretch from Sinorhizobium terangae includes:
- the rbfA gene encoding 30S ribosome-binding factor RbfA: MTKSTSSAPSQRMLRVGEQVRAAITQVLQRGEVRDPLIEKTVISISEVRMSPDLKIATAYVTPLGMSDHGAVIEALNRNAKFIRGRLGPQLRQMKYMPEVRFRDDTSFENYQKIDELLRSPEVSRDLDSDTDDEE; this comes from the coding sequence ATGACCAAATCCACATCCTCCGCCCCTTCCCAGCGCATGCTGCGCGTGGGAGAACAGGTGCGCGCCGCGATCACGCAGGTTCTGCAGCGTGGCGAGGTGCGTGATCCCTTGATCGAGAAGACGGTGATTTCCATTTCCGAGGTGCGCATGTCGCCGGATCTGAAGATCGCCACGGCCTATGTGACCCCGCTCGGCATGAGCGACCATGGCGCGGTAATCGAGGCATTGAACCGGAACGCGAAGTTCATCCGCGGACGGCTCGGGCCGCAGCTGCGGCAGATGAAATACATGCCGGAAGTCCGCTTCCGCGACGATACCAGCTTCGAAAATTACCAGAAGATCGATGAGCTGCTGCGCTCGCCCGAAGTCAGCCGCGACCTCGATTCCGATACCGACGACGAAGAATAA
- the truB gene encoding tRNA pseudouridine(55) synthase TruB, whose translation MSKPRKPKGRPISGWLILDKPLDFGSTEAVSKIKWLFKAQKAGHAGTLDPLASGMLPIALGDATKTVPYVMDGRKIYEFTVAWGEERTTDDLEGDVIRSSAERPTEEAIRALLPKYTGVISQVPPQFSAIKIDGERAYDLARDGEAVEIPAREVEVFRLSLIGCTPHLAHFEIECGKGTYVRSLARDMGRDLGCFGHIASLRRTFVAPFGEDDMVPLADLVALEKIEDDAERLAALDDFLIETGEALSGLPHIAVNDDQAHRLKMGNPIILRGREAPLPAPEAYATARGKLVAIGEIAEGEFRPRRVFATS comes from the coding sequence ATGTCCAAACCGCGCAAACCCAAGGGTCGCCCGATCTCGGGCTGGCTGATCCTCGACAAGCCGCTCGACTTTGGTTCCACCGAGGCCGTTTCGAAGATCAAGTGGCTGTTCAAGGCGCAGAAGGCGGGTCACGCCGGCACGCTCGATCCGCTCGCCTCTGGCATGCTGCCGATCGCGCTTGGTGACGCGACGAAGACCGTTCCCTACGTGATGGATGGGCGCAAGATCTACGAGTTCACCGTCGCCTGGGGCGAGGAGCGGACGACCGACGATCTCGAGGGCGACGTCATCCGTTCCTCGGCGGAGCGGCCGACGGAAGAGGCGATCCGCGCCCTGCTGCCGAAATACACCGGCGTGATCAGCCAGGTGCCGCCGCAATTCTCGGCGATCAAGATTGACGGCGAACGCGCCTACGATCTCGCCCGCGACGGGGAAGCGGTGGAAATTCCGGCCCGCGAAGTGGAGGTCTTCCGGCTGTCACTGATCGGATGCACGCCGCATCTCGCGCATTTCGAGATCGAATGCGGCAAGGGAACCTATGTTCGCTCGCTTGCCCGCGACATGGGCCGCGATCTCGGCTGCTTCGGACATATAGCCTCGCTGCGCCGCACGTTCGTCGCTCCCTTCGGCGAGGATGACATGGTGCCGCTTGCCGACCTCGTTGCGCTGGAGAAGATCGAGGACGATGCCGAGAGGCTCGCGGCGCTGGATGACTTCCTGATCGAGACGGGCGAGGCTCTTTCCGGCCTGCCGCACATCGCCGTCAATGACGATCAGGCGCACCGCCTCAAGATGGGCAATCCGATCATCCTGCGCGGACGCGAGGCACCATTGCCTGCTCCCGAGGCCTATGCGACGGCGCGCGGCAAGCTCGTGGCGATCGGCGAGATCGCCGAAGGCGAATTCCGGCCAAGGCGCGTGTTCGCGACGTCCTGA
- a CDS encoding sensor histidine kinase, translating into MTEVSGKDHGEASRGGLQAAAAFVRDRLRRPFSFYLISLLLVAIIPSFIFSFVILKRSMDAQEQVVTSLLNASTGSVARIVEREIEGMLTTLKVLSTSSAMELRDMRAFYGRASVALADSDSNLIVIDRNRNQRLNTRLPFGAPLGQASDPESIELAFKNKGPLVSGVFFDKTDGRWAFNVYLPVSLSTGESYLLTLTQDADGMAKAVNRDTLSPGWNAALVDGSGKVIVSSDAAVKAGDTFFLEKLPAISIGVANISENGADYRVATEFSIVTGWRIVAWAPRQVVDAPIVWSFLWLSLGGIIFASIAVAGSLTIARLLSQGVKLLAMDARRLGAGEPIKPRRYMITEVEDVSRAFARAAAARTKAEGEIRFLMREVAHRSKNQLTVIQSMLNQSASSAESALEFAEAFRKRIAGLARSTDLMVANAALGVDLQELAQDQLQPFTPDDPKRIVLTGPALRLETQVAQMLGMALHELATNATKYGALANATGIIRLDWSVSDGMIAIRWREEGADIAPPKQTPGRTGFGTVVLERMLGMALGAELERTMHPDGIEWTIRIPRSSRGDVPAETGS; encoded by the coding sequence GTGACTGAGGTGTCAGGGAAGGACCACGGAGAAGCTTCGCGCGGCGGCTTGCAGGCCGCAGCCGCCTTCGTTCGGGACCGTCTCCGCCGGCCGTTCAGCTTCTATCTGATTTCGCTGCTGCTGGTCGCGATCATCCCTTCCTTCATCTTCTCCTTCGTCATCCTGAAACGCAGCATGGATGCACAGGAGCAGGTCGTGACATCGCTCCTGAACGCCTCGACCGGCTCGGTCGCGCGCATCGTCGAGCGCGAGATCGAGGGCATGCTGACGACGCTCAAGGTTCTTTCGACATCGAGCGCGATGGAGTTGCGCGACATGCGCGCCTTTTACGGCCGCGCTTCCGTCGCCTTGGCCGACAGTGATTCCAACCTGATTGTCATAGACAGGAACCGCAATCAGAGACTGAATACCCGACTTCCCTTCGGTGCGCCGCTTGGACAGGCGTCCGATCCGGAGTCGATCGAACTTGCCTTCAAGAACAAGGGTCCACTCGTCTCCGGCGTGTTTTTCGACAAGACCGACGGGCGATGGGCCTTCAATGTCTATCTTCCGGTCAGTCTTTCAACCGGGGAGAGCTATCTGTTGACCTTGACGCAAGACGCTGACGGGATGGCGAAGGCTGTCAACCGCGACACGCTGTCGCCCGGCTGGAATGCCGCACTGGTGGATGGCAGCGGAAAGGTGATCGTGTCTTCCGATGCCGCGGTCAAAGCGGGCGACACATTCTTCCTCGAGAAGCTGCCGGCGATCAGCATCGGCGTTGCCAACATCAGCGAAAACGGCGCGGACTACCGCGTCGCGACCGAGTTTTCCATCGTGACCGGATGGCGCATCGTCGCCTGGGCGCCGCGTCAGGTTGTCGATGCGCCGATAGTGTGGTCGTTCCTCTGGTTGTCGCTCGGCGGCATCATTTTCGCAAGCATCGCGGTCGCGGGTTCGCTGACCATCGCCCGCCTGCTCTCGCAGGGGGTGAAGCTGCTTGCCATGGACGCCCGGCGCCTCGGCGCCGGCGAGCCGATCAAACCGCGTCGCTACATGATTACCGAGGTCGAGGACGTATCGAGGGCGTTCGCCCGGGCGGCCGCAGCGCGCACCAAGGCTGAAGGGGAAATCCGTTTTCTGATGAGGGAGGTTGCGCACCGCTCCAAGAATCAGCTCACTGTCATTCAATCAATGCTGAACCAATCCGCCAGTTCCGCCGAGAGCGCGTTGGAATTCGCCGAGGCGTTTCGAAAGCGGATTGCCGGACTTGCCCGATCGACCGACCTGATGGTCGCCAATGCTGCCCTCGGTGTCGATCTCCAAGAACTGGCGCAGGATCAGCTGCAACCTTTTACCCCCGACGACCCGAAGCGCATCGTCCTCACCGGTCCGGCCTTGCGGTTGGAAACGCAAGTGGCTCAGATGCTCGGTATGGCGCTGCACGAACTGGCGACCAACGCGACCAAATACGGCGCCCTTGCCAACGCGACCGGTATCATCAGGCTCGACTGGTCAGTGTCGGATGGAATGATCGCTATCCGTTGGCGCGAAGAGGGAGCGGATATTGCGCCGCCGAAACAAACTCCCGGGCGAACGGGTTTCGGAACGGTCGTGCTCGAGCGTATGCTCGGCATGGCGCTTGGGGCTGAGCTCGAAAGGACGATGCACCCGGACGGCATCGAATGGACCATCCGGATTCCGCGCAGCAGCAGGGGCGACGTACCGGCCGAAACCGGAAGTTGA
- the rpsO gene encoding 30S ribosomal protein S15: MSITAERKAQLIKEFATAEGDTGSPEVQVALLTERINNLTEHFKGHKKDNHSRRGLLAMVSSRRSLLDYLKKKDEARYTKLIGALGIRR; the protein is encoded by the coding sequence ATGTCGATTACTGCAGAGCGCAAGGCTCAGCTCATCAAGGAATTCGCGACCGCTGAAGGCGACACCGGTTCTCCGGAAGTCCAGGTTGCGCTCCTGACGGAACGGATCAACAACCTGACCGAACACTTCAAGGGCCACAAGAAGGACAACCATTCCCGCCGTGGTCTTCTCGCGATGGTTTCCAGCCGTCGTTCGCTCCTCGACTATCTGAAGAAGAAAGACGAAGCGCGCTACACCAAGCTGATCGGTGCCCTGGGCATCCGTCGCTAA
- the pnp gene encoding polyribonucleotide nucleotidyltransferase translates to MFETHKVEIEWAGRPLKLETGKIARQADGAVLATYGETVVLATVVSAKAPKPGQDFFPLTVNYQEKTYAAGKIPGGYFKREGRPSENETLVSRLIDRPIRPLFPEGYKNDTQVIVTVMQHDLENNPDVVSMVAASAALTLSGIPFMGPIGGARVGYINGEYVLNPHLDEMDESSLDLVVAGTQEAVLMVESEAKELPEDIMLGAVVFGQKGFQPVIDAIIKLAEVAAKEPREFEPEDHSALENAMLVIAEDELRNAYKITEKAARYAAVDAVKAKVKEHFLPEGIENPPHTAEEIAAVFKHLQAKIVRWNILDTQSRIDGRDLVTVRPIVAEVGILPRTHGSSLFTRGETQAIVVATLGTGEDEQYVDSLTGMYKENFMLHYNFPPFSVGETGRMGSPGRREIGHGKLAWRAIHPMLPTAEQFPYTLRVVSEITESNGSSSMATVCGTSLALMDAGVPLAKPVAGIAMGLIKEDDRFAVLSDILGDEDHLGDMDFKVAGTEAGITSLQMDIKIEGITEEIMGVALNQAKGGRMHILGEMAKAISESRGQLGEFAPRIEVMNIPVDKIREVIGSGGKVIREIVEKTGAKINIEDDGTVKIASASAKEIEAARKWIHSIVAEPEVGQIYEGTVVKTADFGAFVNFFGARDGLVHISQLASERVAKTTDVVKEGDKVWVKLMGFDERGKVRLSMKVVDQATGKEVVAEKAEKKDGGEAAE, encoded by the coding sequence ATGTTCGAGACCCACAAGGTAGAAATCGAATGGGCAGGGCGTCCGCTCAAGCTCGAAACCGGCAAGATCGCGCGTCAGGCTGACGGTGCCGTTCTCGCCACCTACGGCGAAACGGTGGTGCTTGCCACCGTCGTTTCGGCCAAGGCACCGAAGCCGGGCCAGGATTTCTTCCCGCTCACCGTCAACTACCAGGAAAAGACCTACGCTGCCGGCAAGATTCCCGGCGGTTATTTCAAGCGCGAAGGTCGCCCGAGCGAAAACGAAACGCTCGTTTCCCGCCTGATCGACCGGCCGATCCGTCCGCTCTTTCCGGAAGGCTACAAGAACGACACCCAGGTGATCGTCACGGTCATGCAGCATGACCTGGAGAACAATCCGGACGTCGTTTCGATGGTTGCGGCCTCCGCCGCGCTGACGCTTTCCGGCATCCCTTTCATGGGCCCGATCGGCGGCGCCCGCGTCGGCTACATCAACGGCGAATATGTGCTGAACCCGCATCTCGACGAGATGGATGAATCCTCGCTCGATCTCGTCGTCGCCGGCACCCAGGAAGCCGTGCTGATGGTCGAGTCGGAGGCCAAGGAGCTGCCGGAAGACATCATGCTCGGCGCCGTCGTCTTTGGCCAGAAGGGCTTCCAGCCGGTGATCGACGCGATCATCAAGCTTGCCGAAGTTGCGGCCAAGGAGCCGCGCGAGTTCGAACCGGAAGATCATTCCGCGCTCGAAAACGCCATGCTCGTCATTGCCGAAGACGAGCTGCGCAACGCCTACAAGATCACCGAGAAGGCTGCCCGCTACGCCGCCGTCGACGCCGTCAAGGCCAAGGTGAAGGAACACTTCCTGCCGGAAGGCATCGAAAATCCTCCTCACACGGCGGAAGAAATCGCTGCCGTCTTCAAGCATCTGCAGGCCAAGATCGTTCGCTGGAACATCCTCGACACGCAGAGCCGCATCGACGGCCGCGACCTCGTCACGGTCCGCCCAATCGTCGCGGAAGTCGGCATCCTGCCGCGCACGCACGGTTCGTCGCTCTTCACCCGCGGCGAGACGCAGGCAATCGTGGTTGCCACGCTCGGCACCGGCGAAGACGAGCAGTATGTCGATTCCTTGACCGGCATGTACAAGGAAAACTTCATGCTGCACTACAACTTCCCGCCCTTCTCGGTCGGTGAAACGGGCCGCATGGGTTCCCCGGGCCGTCGTGAAATCGGTCACGGCAAGCTCGCCTGGCGCGCCATCCACCCGATGCTGCCGACGGCGGAACAGTTCCCCTATACGCTGCGCGTCGTCTCCGAAATCACCGAGTCCAATGGTTCCTCCTCGATGGCCACTGTCTGCGGCACGTCGCTGGCGCTGATGGATGCAGGCGTGCCGCTTGCAAAGCCCGTCGCCGGTATCGCCATGGGCCTCATCAAGGAAGATGACCGCTTCGCCGTTCTCTCCGACATCCTCGGCGACGAAGACCATCTCGGCGATATGGACTTCAAGGTTGCGGGCACCGAGGCCGGCATCACCTCGCTGCAGATGGACATCAAGATCGAAGGCATCACCGAAGAGATCATGGGTGTTGCCCTCAACCAGGCCAAGGGCGGCCGCATGCACATCCTCGGCGAAATGGCCAAGGCCATCTCCGAAAGCCGCGGCCAGCTCGGTGAATTCGCCCCGCGCATCGAAGTGATGAACATCCCGGTCGACAAGATCCGTGAAGTCATCGGTTCGGGCGGCAAGGTCATCCGCGAGATCGTCGAAAAGACCGGCGCCAAGATCAACATCGAAGACGACGGTACGGTCAAGATTGCATCCGCCTCCGCCAAGGAGATCGAAGCGGCTCGCAAGTGGATCCACTCGATCGTCGCCGAGCCGGAAGTCGGCCAGATCTACGAAGGCACGGTCGTCAAGACCGCTGATTTCGGCGCCTTCGTCAACTTCTTCGGCGCCCGCGACGGCCTCGTCCACATCTCGCAGCTCGCCTCCGAGCGCGTCGCCAAGACAACCGACGTCGTCAAGGAAGGCGACAAGGTTTGGGTCAAGCTGATGGGCTTCGACGAGCGCGGCAAGGTTCGCCTCTCGATGAAGGTCGTCGATCAGGCGACCGGCAAGGAGGTCGTCGCCGAGAAGGCGGAGAAGAAGGACGGTGGCGAAGCGGCCGAATAA
- a CDS encoding class I SAM-dependent methyltransferase, which translates to MSRDALKTLFHPFDTGVIDPPGEDERVLFLGAEAGYRLPQDFSASIAAVQPLRSLYRALEAARADVTPLAEGDEYDAALVLCGKHKGENEDRIAEALKRTRAGALVVVAGGKEDGIQPLRKKIGKFGWDGDSLPKYHGVAFWFTRPEDVSEAVSQLAKVPVRVDGLFEASPGMFSHDRVDPGSELLASRLPKDFTGHAADFGAGWGYLSVMLAHASPGVKGIDLFEADYEALEAARVNMMANAPSIPARFYWHDLTSEETRDKYDLIVMNPPFHEGHAAEPSLGAAIIRSATKALKHGGRLMLVANRGLPYEQVLAENFKESGETCRNARFKVLWAKR; encoded by the coding sequence ATGAGCCGCGACGCACTGAAAACCCTATTTCACCCTTTCGACACCGGCGTCATCGATCCGCCGGGTGAGGACGAACGCGTGCTCTTTCTCGGGGCCGAGGCGGGCTACAGGCTGCCGCAGGACTTTTCCGCCTCGATCGCTGCCGTGCAGCCTCTAAGGTCGCTCTATCGCGCGCTGGAAGCGGCACGCGCCGACGTGACTCCGCTCGCCGAGGGCGACGAGTATGACGCCGCGCTGGTGCTCTGTGGCAAGCACAAGGGCGAAAACGAGGATCGGATCGCCGAGGCGCTCAAGCGCACCCGCGCTGGCGCATTGGTCGTGGTTGCAGGCGGCAAGGAGGACGGGATCCAGCCGCTGCGCAAGAAGATCGGCAAGTTCGGCTGGGACGGGGACTCGCTGCCGAAATATCATGGCGTCGCCTTCTGGTTCACCCGGCCCGAAGACGTGTCGGAGGCCGTGTCCCAGCTTGCCAAGGTGCCGGTGCGTGTCGACGGCCTGTTCGAGGCGTCGCCTGGCATGTTCTCGCACGATCGGGTGGATCCCGGTTCGGAGCTTCTTGCCTCGCGGCTCCCCAAGGATTTTACCGGCCACGCGGCCGATTTCGGTGCCGGCTGGGGCTATCTTTCGGTGATGCTCGCCCATGCCTCGCCGGGCGTGAAGGGCATCGATCTCTTCGAGGCGGACTATGAAGCGCTGGAGGCCGCGCGCGTCAACATGATGGCGAACGCCCCCTCGATACCGGCCCGTTTCTATTGGCACGACCTCACCAGCGAGGAGACGCGCGACAAATACGACCTGATCGTCATGAACCCGCCCTTCCACGAGGGGCACGCCGCAGAGCCGTCGCTCGGTGCCGCGATCATCAGATCGGCCACCAAAGCCTTGAAGCACGGCGGCAGGCTGATGCTGGTCGCCAATCGCGGCCTGCCCTACGAGCAGGTTCTCGCGGAAAACTTCAAGGAGAGCGGCGAGACCTGCCGCAATGCGCGCTTCAAGGTCCTCTGGGCGAAACGCTAG
- the fabI gene encoding enoyl-ACP reductase FabI gives MNGLMNGKRGLIMGVANNHSIAWGISKALAAQGAELAFTYQGEALGKRVKPLAAEVNSDFLLPCDVEDIASVDAVIAAIRERWGKLDFVVHAIGFSDKNELKGLYADTTRDNFSRTMVISCFSFTEIAKRAAELMNEGGTMLTLTYGGSTRVMPNYNVMGVAKAALEASVRYLAADYGTRGIRVNAISAGPIRTLAGAGISDARAMLSWQQKNSPLRRTVTIDDVGNSALYLLSDLSRGVTGEIHYVDSGYNITSMPTLEALRTADVE, from the coding sequence ATGAACGGACTGATGAACGGAAAGCGCGGCCTCATCATGGGGGTGGCCAACAACCATTCTATTGCCTGGGGAATCTCGAAGGCGCTCGCCGCCCAGGGCGCCGAACTCGCCTTCACCTATCAGGGGGAAGCGCTCGGCAAGCGGGTCAAGCCGCTCGCCGCAGAAGTCAATTCCGACTTCCTCCTTCCCTGCGACGTCGAGGACATCGCGTCGGTCGACGCCGTGATCGCCGCCATCAGGGAGCGCTGGGGAAAGCTCGACTTCGTCGTTCACGCCATCGGCTTCTCCGACAAGAACGAGCTGAAGGGGCTCTACGCGGACACCACGCGCGACAATTTCAGCCGCACCATGGTCATCTCCTGCTTCTCCTTCACCGAGATCGCCAAGCGCGCCGCCGAGCTGATGAACGAAGGCGGCACGATGCTGACGCTCACCTATGGCGGCTCGACTCGGGTCATGCCGAACTACAATGTAATGGGCGTTGCCAAGGCGGCGCTCGAAGCCTCGGTGCGCTATCTCGCGGCCGACTACGGCACCCGCGGCATCCGCGTCAACGCGATCTCGGCCGGGCCGATCCGTACGCTCGCCGGCGCCGGCATCTCGGACGCCCGCGCGATGCTGTCCTGGCAGCAGAAGAATTCGCCGCTGCGCCGCACGGTGACGATCGACGATGTCGGCAATTCGGCGCTCTACCTTCTCTCCGATCTTTCGCGCGGCGTCACCGGCGAAATCCACTATGTGGATTCCGGCTACAACATCACCTCCATGCCGACGCTCGAGGCATTGCGCACCGCCGACGTGGAGTAA
- the fabB gene encoding beta-ketoacyl-ACP synthase I codes for MRRVVVTGLGIVSSIGNNAEEVTASLRDAKSGITYSPDFAENGFKCHVWGAPTLDPTDLVDRRAMRFLSQGGAWNHVAMKQAIADSGLEAGDITNERTGIIMGSGGPSTRTIVEAADVTRKNTSPKRIGPFAVPKAMSSTASATLATWFQIHGVNYSISSACSTSAHCIGNAAEMIQWGKQDVMFAGGHEDLDWTMSNLFDAMGAMSSKFNDTPSSASRAYDANRDGFVIAGGAGVLVLEELERAKARGAKIYAEIVGYGATSDGYDMVAPSGEGAVRCMRQALATVKGDIDYVNTHGTSTPVGDSKEIGAIREVFGEKMPHIQSTKSLTGHSLGAAGVQESIYGLLMMQAGFIGESAHISELDPEFEGVPIVRKRIDNAKIDTVLSNSFGFGGTNATLVFQRYNG; via the coding sequence ATGAGACGGGTTGTTGTCACGGGCCTCGGCATCGTTTCCTCGATCGGTAACAATGCCGAGGAAGTCACGGCATCGCTGCGCGATGCGAAATCGGGCATCACGTATTCGCCCGATTTCGCCGAGAATGGCTTCAAGTGCCATGTCTGGGGGGCACCCACGCTCGACCCGACCGACCTCGTCGACCGGCGTGCCATGCGCTTCCTGTCGCAGGGCGGCGCCTGGAATCACGTGGCGATGAAGCAGGCAATCGCAGATTCCGGGCTTGAAGCCGGCGACATCACCAACGAACGCACCGGCATCATCATGGGCTCGGGCGGTCCTTCGACCCGCACCATCGTCGAGGCTGCCGACGTCACGCGCAAGAACACGAGCCCCAAGCGCATCGGCCCCTTCGCGGTGCCGAAGGCGATGTCCTCGACGGCCTCGGCCACGCTTGCGACCTGGTTCCAGATCCATGGCGTCAACTACTCGATCTCGTCCGCCTGCTCGACCTCGGCGCATTGCATCGGCAATGCCGCGGAAATGATCCAGTGGGGCAAGCAGGACGTGATGTTCGCAGGCGGCCACGAGGATCTCGACTGGACCATGTCGAACCTCTTCGATGCCATGGGCGCGATGTCATCGAAGTTCAACGATACGCCGTCCTCGGCCTCGCGCGCCTATGACGCCAACCGCGACGGCTTCGTGATTGCCGGCGGCGCCGGCGTTCTGGTGCTCGAGGAGCTGGAGCGTGCCAAGGCCCGCGGCGCCAAGATCTATGCCGAGATCGTCGGCTATGGCGCAACCTCCGACGGTTACGACATGGTTGCCCCGTCCGGTGAGGGCGCTGTGCGCTGCATGCGCCAGGCGCTTGCGACCGTGAAGGGCGACATCGACTACGTCAACACCCACGGAACCTCGACGCCAGTCGGCGACTCCAAGGAAATCGGCGCCATTCGCGAAGTCTTCGGCGAAAAGATGCCGCATATCCAGTCGACCAAATCTCTCACGGGCCATTCGCTGGGCGCTGCCGGCGTCCAGGAATCGATCTACGGCCTGTTGATGATGCAGGCCGGTTTCATCGGCGAAAGCGCGCATATCAGCGAGCTCGACCCGGAGTTCGAAGGCGTACCGATCGTTCGCAAGCGGATCGACAACGCCAAGATCGACACGGTTCTTTCGAACTCCTTCGGTTTCGGCGGCACCAACGCCACGCTCGTCTTCCAGCGCTACAACGGATAA
- the fabA gene encoding 3-hydroxyacyl-[acyl-carrier-protein] dehydratase FabA codes for MTTRQSSFSYEEILTCGRGEMFGPGNAQLPLPPMLMFNRITDISETGGPHDKGYIRAEFDITPDLWFFPCHFMGDPVMPGCLGLDAMWQLTGFFLGWLGEPGKGRAISTGEVKFTGMVTPKTKLVEYGIDFKRVMRGRLVLGIADGWMKADGEVIYKASDLRVGLFQEKAD; via the coding sequence ATGACCACCAGACAATCCAGCTTCAGCTATGAGGAAATCCTGACCTGCGGCCGAGGTGAAATGTTTGGCCCCGGCAATGCCCAGCTGCCGTTGCCGCCGATGCTGATGTTCAACCGCATCACCGACATCTCGGAAACCGGAGGCCCGCACGACAAGGGCTACATCCGCGCCGAGTTCGACATCACGCCGGACCTCTGGTTCTTCCCCTGCCATTTCATGGGCGACCCCGTCATGCCCGGCTGCCTTGGCCTCGATGCCATGTGGCAGCTGACGGGATTCTTCCTCGGCTGGCTCGGCGAGCCCGGCAAGGGCCGAGCGATCTCCACCGGCGAGGTGAAATTCACAGGTATGGTGACGCCAAAGACCAAGCTGGTCGAATACGGCATCGACTTCAAGCGCGTGATGCGCGGCCGCCTGGTGCTCGGCATTGCCGACGGCTGGATGAAGGCCGATGGCGAAGTGATCTACAAGGCCAGCGACCTCAGGGTCGGTCTTTTCCAGGAAAAGGCCGACTGA
- the irrA gene encoding iron response transcriptional regulator IrrA has product MTKAPQMCSQERLRNSGLRPTRQRVALADLIFAKGDRHLTVEELHEEAVEAGVPVSLATVYNTLHQFTEAGMIRVLAVESAKTYFDTNVSDHHHFFVEGQNEVLDIPVSNIQIDNLPEPPKGMEISHVDVVVRLRRKSDR; this is encoded by the coding sequence ATGACGAAAGCACCACAAATGTGTTCGCAGGAGAGGCTGCGCAATTCGGGCTTGCGCCCGACACGCCAGCGCGTCGCGCTTGCGGATCTCATTTTCGCAAAGGGCGACCGTCATTTGACCGTCGAGGAGCTGCACGAAGAGGCGGTCGAGGCCGGCGTCCCGGTTTCGCTTGCCACCGTCTACAACACGCTTCACCAGTTCACCGAAGCGGGCATGATCCGCGTGCTGGCGGTCGAGAGCGCCAAGACCTATTTCGACACCAATGTGTCCGACCACCATCATTTCTTCGTTGAAGGGCAGAATGAGGTGCTCGACATTCCGGTGAGCAATATCCAGATCGACAATCTTCCGGAGCCTCCGAAAGGCATGGAGATCTCCCATGTCGATGTCGTGGTCCGCCTGCGTCGCAAGTCCGATCGCTGA
- a CDS encoding trimeric intracellular cation channel family protein — protein MPILEILDYAGVAVFAATGALSASRKQLDIIGYLFLASVTGIGGGTMRDVILGVTPVFWVLNPAYLIICASVGFLVFLTSHRFESRYRVLVWLDAIGLSAYCVMGAAKGLAATGSPTVALVTGILTATFGGILRDLLAGEPSVLLRPEIYVTAALVGAGAFVLATVIGMPLAATSAIGVLSAFAVRGGALRYGWTLPTGKAGPGRHPNDVM, from the coding sequence ATGCCGATCCTCGAAATTCTTGACTATGCCGGCGTGGCCGTCTTCGCGGCGACAGGTGCGCTTTCGGCATCGCGCAAACAACTCGATATCATCGGCTATCTGTTCCTGGCATCGGTCACCGGCATTGGCGGCGGCACGATGCGCGACGTGATCCTGGGCGTGACACCGGTGTTCTGGGTGTTGAACCCGGCCTATCTCATCATCTGTGCCTCGGTCGGGTTCTTGGTGTTCCTCACATCCCACCGCTTTGAGTCTCGCTACCGCGTGCTTGTGTGGCTCGATGCGATCGGCCTTTCGGCCTATTGCGTCATGGGCGCTGCGAAGGGGTTGGCCGCCACTGGCTCGCCGACCGTCGCGCTGGTCACCGGCATCCTGACGGCGACCTTCGGCGGCATCCTGCGCGATCTGCTCGCCGGCGAGCCCTCCGTGCTCTTGAGACCGGAAATCTACGTCACCGCGGCCCTTGTTGGCGCCGGGGCCTTCGTTCTGGCGACGGTGATCGGCATGCCGCTCGCAGCGACCTCCGCGATCGGCGTGCTCTCGGCCTTCGCGGTTCGCGGCGGCGCGTTGCGGTATGGCTGGACGCTGCCGACCGGCAAGGCCGGCCCCGGTCGCCACCCGAACGATGTGATGTAG